A region of the Cyanobium usitatum str. Tous genome:
GCAGGTGGTGGTGAATACCTGGCCCACCAGCCGCTGGCTTGGGGAACAGCTGGCCGTGGGACTCGGTGGCATCGCCGCCAACATCCGCTACCCATTTCCTGGCAGCCAGCTGCGCCAGATCGTTACTGGAGTGCTGGGCGAAACTGGCGCAGACCAGGATCCCTGGCGTGCCAGCCAGCTGGTGTGGCCCGTGCTGGAGCTGCTGCCCCAGCTGGTGGAGCAGCCAGAAGCTGCCTCGCTTAAGCACTGGCTAGGCCGCTACCCCCAGCACGGCAGCAAGCTTGAGCTGGCCCACTGGCAGCTGGGCCGCAGCATCGCCGATGCCCTAGACGACCTCGCCCTGTATCGCCCTGAGCTGCTGGCAGCCTGGTGGTGTGGGGAGGACGGCCCACCCCTGCCGCCGGAGCAGGAGTGGCAGCGGCTGCTGGTGGGGCGGCTACGGGAGCGCCTGGGGGTGAAGCCCTTCGGCCTGCAGGTGCTGGAGGCCATCGCCCAGTTGCAGATCAAGGCGCCGCCGGCCGGCAGCCTGCCCGATCCCCTGCGCCTGTTTGGGCTCAGCAGCCTGGCGCCGATCCAGGTGCAGCTGCTGCAGGCTCTGAGCGTGCACACGAATGTGGACCTCTACCTGCTCACCCCCTGCCGCGACCTGTGGCAGCGCTGCACCAGCCGCCGCCAACTGCTCAGCGATGCGATCGCGCTGCAGCAGCCCCTTGATGGCGACTGGCTGCTGCAGGCCCCGGGCCTGGAGGCCCGTTTCGGCCGACTCGGCGGCGAGTTTCAGCAGTTGCTCGAAGGCAGCGGCGAGAGCCTCCAGGGCCAGTGGCAGGAAAAGGATTTGTTTGTGGCCCCGGCCAGCAGCCATCGGGGCCAGGGGCCAGCGCCCCTGCTGCATCAGCTGCAGCAACAACTGGCGGATCCGGCTGCCCAACCCCTGCTGCAGCGGGCACCGGCAGACAGCTCCCTGGAGTTCCACCGCTGTCCCGGCCCCCTGCGCCAAGTGCAGGTCGTGCGGGACCGCATCCTGCAGCTGCTGGCCGCCGATCCCACGCTCCAGCCCCGCGATGTGCTGGTGATGACGCCTCAGGTGGATGGCCTAGCGCCTTTGGTGGCGGCCGTATTTGGCGATCAGGAGGCCACTGGGGTGCCCCTCAATTGGCGCCTCACCGACCGCAGCCAGCAGAGCGAAGCCAGCCTCAGCCGCAGCTTGCTGGAGCTGCTGCGGCTGGCGGGGGAGCGGCTGACCGCCTCCGCCCTGGAAACCCTGCTGGAGAGTCCGGCGCTGCAGGGGCATTTCCAGCTCAGCGGTGCCGAGATGGCGGCCCTGCATCCCCTGCTGCAGCGCGGCGGCTTTCATTGGGGCCTCGATGCAGAGGAGCGCGGCGGCCTGGGCAGCGGCAGCCTCAGCTGGGTGATCGATCGGCTGCTACTGGGGCTGGTGCTGCCCTGCGACCCCGGCCTGGCCCCGGCCGCTACCGCCCCCCTGGCCAGTGGCGAGAGCATCGAGCTGCTGGGACGCTGGATGCACCTGCTCACCCGGCTGCGCCACTGGCTGGTGGAGCTGCGGCGACCCCGCTGTTGCCTGGCCTGGAACACCTGCCTGAGGGCCCTGCTGAGCGACCTATTCGGCGACGGCGACCAGGCTGGTCAGGTTGGCAACAATGGCCAGGACTGGGAGCTACCCCTGGTGCTAGCCGCCATTGACGACTGGCAGCAGGCCGCCGCCGGCTGCGACCTGGAGCTGGCCGCACCGGTGGTAGCAGCCGTGCTCGATGAGCGCCTGGCTGCGGATTCGGGCCGGTTTGGCCACCGCAGCGGCGCCCTCACCATCAGCGCCCTCGAGCCGATGCGGGCGATTCCCCATCGGGTGATCGTGCTGATGGGGCTAGATGCAAACGCCTATCCCCGTCAGAGCAAGCGGCCCGGCTTCCACCTGCTGGAGCAGCAGCGCCGCCTCGGCGATCCCAACCCGGCCGACCAGGACCGCTACGTGCTGCTGGAGGCCCTGCTCTCAGCCCGCGACCATCTGCTGGTGACCTGGAGCAGCCGCGACCCCCGCAGCGGCGAAGAGCTGCCCCCGGCCACACCGGTACGCCAGTGGCTCGAGTGGCTGCAGGGGCAGCTGCCTTGTCGCGGTAGCGACCTGGTGATCAGTCACCCCGCCAACCCCCTCGACCGGGCCAATTTCCAAGCCAGCGGCGAGCGGCCGCCCGCCAGCTGCGACGAGCGCCTGCTGAAGGCCCGCCTGCTGCTCGACCAACCCCGCCAGCAGAGTGGCGCACCGCAACCGCCCCGGCCCCTGGCGGCCAGCGAGCCCCCTAGCGCCCCCCCGGCCCAGCCCAGCGATGCCTACGGGGATCTGCGCGACTGGCTGCTTGCCCCCCAGGCCAGCTGGCTGGCTGAATTGGGGCTAAAGCCGCGGGAATGGGCCGACAGCCTCGACGACCTCGAGCCCCTCAGCCTCGATGAGCGCGGGCGGGCGCTGCTGCTGCGCCAGGCCCTCGAAAGCCCCAGCGACCCAGGCCTAGATGGGCCCGCTGGCTGGCTGGCTCGCCACCGCGGCCAGGGCTTGCTGCCTCCTCAGGCGGCAGGCGAACTGGAGGCCGGCGGGCTCAGCCAGCGCTGGCGCAGCCTGCACGCCAGCCTCGAGGCCCTGGGCCCTGAACGCCGCCAGCTGGCACTCTGGCAAAACTGGCAGCAGGAGCTGCAGTGGCGGGGGAGCTCGGTGCTGGTGCTGCACACCGCCAAACCGCGCAGCCGCCACCGGCTGGAGCTGTGGCTGGCGCTGCTGCTGGCCGCCGCCGCCGACCAAGGGCCGCTGGATGGGGTGCTGGTGGCCCGGGGTGCCAAGGACTTCGGCGTGCAGTTGCGGCTGCAGGCGCCCCAGGTGGATAGCGCCCGGGCCGAACTACTGCGGCTGCTGGAGTTGCGCCAGCAGTGGCGCCAGAGCTGCTGGCCGGTGCCACCGGAAACCGGCTGGGCCCTGCTCGATAAGGGTGAAGCGCGGGCCATCGAAACCTGGGAGGGCGGTTTTCAGGGGCGCGGCGAGCGGCTTGATCCGGAGCAGGCCCTCTGTTTCGGATCCGAGCTCAGTGGCGCCGCCCTGTTGGCCAGCGGTGAGCTAGCCGCCCGGGCTGGGGAGCTGCTTGGTCCGATGCGGGAGCGGTTGATATGAGCCCAGCTGCCGGCAGCGATCAGGCCTTAACGCCAGAACAACCATTTGATGCCAATGCCTTTCCCCTGGATCCCGGGCTGCGGCTGCTAGAGGCCAGCGCCGGCACCGGCAAAACCTTCGCCCTGGCCCAGTTGGTGTTGCGCTATGTGGCCGAGGCCGAGCTAGGGCTGCGCCAGCTGCTGGTGGTGACCTTCACCGAGGCCGCCGCCGCCGAACTGCGCGATCGCATCGGCCAGCGCCTGCAGCGGGCCCTGGCCGGCCTGGAGAATCCAGATCTGGAGCCGCCCGATCCCACCCTGGCCGCCTGGCTGGAGCAGCAACGACCGCGGGCCGAAAAGTTGCGGGCCCGGCTGCTGCTGGCCCTAGAGGAACTAGACGCCGCCGACATCACAACCATCCACGGTTTCTGCCGCCGCACCCTGCAGCGCCACGCCCTGGAAGCGGGCCTGCCACCGGAGCTGCAGCTCGAAACCGACAAGGGCACCCTGGTGCGCCAGGTGGCACACGACTACTGGCAACAGCAGGTGCTGCCCCTGCCAAGCCACCTGCTAGCCGGGCTGCAGCAACAGGTTGGCGGCCCCGAAAGCCTCGAGGGCCTGCTGCGCCAGCTCGATGGCGATCCAGCCCTAGGCCTGGATTCCCTGCCGGCAACCCTGCGGGCCGACGCCCCCTTGGCACCCCAGCTCGAGGCCCTGTGGAGCGAGGCGTGGCACAACTTCCAGCAGCTCTGGGCCAGCCACGGCCAAGCCCTGGAGGCCGGCTTTTGCGCCGCCGCCAGCCAGTGGCGCGGCCAGGGCTTCAAAACCACCAGCCCCTACGTTCCCAAACCCACCAAGGACCGCTGCGGCCTGGTGCGGGGCTGGATCGCTGCCCAAGCCCCCGGCGGCGACTACGGCGCCACGGCAGGCAGCCAGGGCGGAGCCCAAGGCTTGCTGCGTGATTACTTCCACCCCGGCGCCTTTCTCAAAGTTGCCCGCAGCCTCGAGCCGGGCGCTGGGGAAGGCCCCGGCCCCTCCCTGCCTGAACGCCCCCTGCAGGAGGCGATCGCCCAGGTTTTGGATGGTCCGGCCGAAGCCCTGCTGCTGCATGCCTGCCACTGGGGCCGAGCCGAGCTGGGCCGGCGGCGGCGCCAGAGCGGAAGGCTGGGTTTCGCCCAACTGCTGGAGGGTCTTGATCCGGGCGAGCAGGCCAGTACCCCCCTGCTAGAGGCGGTGGGAGCCCGCTATGCGGTTGCCCTGATCGATGAATTCCAGGACACCGATCCGATCCAGTGGCGCATCCTGGCGCGGGCCTTCCAGCCTGAGCGGCACCGACTGGTGATGGTGGGAGATCCCAAGCAGGCGATCTATCGATTCCGCGGCGGCGACCTGCGCACCTACCTGCGGGCCCGGCAGGCCGCCGCCAGCTGCGGCGGCATCAGCAGCCTCCGCGACAACTACCGCTCCAGCGAGGCCCTGGTCGCCGGCCTCAACGGCCTGATGGGGCCGGGGCTGCGCCGCAGCGACCTGGCCGTACCAGCGGTGCGGCCCCAGGCGACCGACAACAAACTGCTCCTACCGGCTGGCCAGCACCCCCTGCAGCTGCTCTGGCTCGGCGGCAGCCGCCTGGCTGGTGAGAAACCACCCAGCCGCAGCACCCTGGAGCGGCAACTGCCCGACCAGATCGCCTGCTTCAGCGCCCAATTGCTCAACCAGGGGCTGATGCAACAGCGGGGCGAGCAGCGCCAACCCCTTAGCCCCAACGACCTATGCGTGCTGGTGGGCACCCACCGTCAGGCTGAAGCGCTGCGCGCCGCCCTTGATCGCTGCGGCATAGCCAGCAAGCTGGTGAGCCAGGGGGATGTGTTTGAAAGCGCCGGCGCCTCTGCATTGCAACGGCTACTCGATGCCCTGGCCGAACCAGGCCGGACCCAGCGCCTACGGCTGCTGGCCGCCTCTCCCCTGCTGGGCTGGAGCGCGGAGCAAATCGCCTCCGCCAGCCCCGAAGCCTGGAGCAACCTGGCTGCGCGCCTAGCCCAGCTGGCCCTTGAACTACCCCGCCGCGGCCTGCTTGGGGTGCTGGCGAGCCTGCTGGAGCAAAAGGGGCTGGCCCAGCTATCCCTTAGCGGCCGGCTGCTGGCGGATTTGCAGCAGTGCGGTGAATTGGTGGCCGTGCGGCTCCATGCCGACCAACTGGGTCCCGCAGCGGCAGCCGACTGGCTGCGGCGCCTGCGGCTCGATCCCGACCGGGACATCCCCGACGCCCACCAGCCCCACAGCGACGTGGTCGATGAGGCCGTATCGGTGCTGACGGTGCACCGCAGCAAGGGTCTGGAATATCCAGTGGTGATCTGTCCCTACCTTTGGCAGGCAGGCGCTGAGAGCCGCAGCGGCCAGTCCATCGGCGTGCGCTGGCACCCGGGCGGCCCTGAAGGCGGGCAGCCCGAAGCCGTGCTCGACCTACACCTGAAAAACAACTGGGGCCCGGGCCAGGGCGCCAGCCAGCAGCAGCTTGGGGCCGAGCTGCAGGAGCGGGAGCGGCTTGCCTACGTCGCCGCCACCCGGGCCAAGCTGCTGCTGGTGCTGGCCTGGGGCCCGGTCTTGGGTCAGCAGGGCAATCCGCTGCACCCCTGGCTGTTCGACCAGGAGCAGCCCCCCGCCAGCGACCACGACCCCTACAGCGGCCGCAGTGATGCGGAGTGGCGCGAGCGGCTGGAGCAGGCAATCGCCCGCCGCCAGCTGCCCCTCACCCTGGTGCAGCCCCCCGCCAGCGGCCAGCGCAGCCAGCTAAGACCAGGCCCGGCCGCAGCTGGCCTACCCCTGCAGCGGGGCCCCGTACCCAGCCATGGCTTCGACAGCAGCTGGGGCCGCAGCAGCTACACCAGCTGGACCCAGGGCAGCCACAGCGCCGCCCCCGCAGCCGTGGAGGAGGGCCGCGAAACCGATGCCATCGTCACCGAACTCGAGGCATTGGCATCACCCGGCGCCTGGCCCCAGGACAGCCCTCTGGCCCCCTTCCCCCGGGGCGCCCAGGCCGGCGACTGCCTGCACCGCATCCTTGAGCAGCTCGACTACTGCCAACCCTTGGCAGCCCAGGCCGAGCTGGTGGGCCGCGAGCTGCAGCGGGCCGGTATCGCTGCCCAGCACAGCGAAGCGGTGCTAATTGGGCTGGAGCAGCTGCGGCACACGCCCCTGGGCGGCCCCTGCAACGACTTCAGCCTGGCCCAGCTTGAGCGCGGCGGCCGCCTCAATGAGATGAACTTCGATCTGCCCCTCGGCCTGGTGCGCAGCCCAGACCTGGCGCGTGCATTTGCCGACCATCCCGAAGGCTGGTTTGGCAGCGCCTACGCCGAGCAGCTTGCCCAGCTGAAAGTGGAAAGCCGGGGCTTTCTCACCGGCTCGATCGACCTGGTATTTCGACAGGGCGAGCGCTGGTGGGTGGCCGACTGGAAGAGCAACTGGCTGGGCGAGCGCGACGACCAGGGGCAGCCGCTGCACTGCGGTCCACGCCACTACGGAGCAGCAGCCATGGCAGAGCTGATGGCCGCCAACCACTACCCTCTGCAGGCTCACCTGTACCTGGTAGCCCTACACCGCTACCTGCGCTGGCGCCTGCCCGGCTACCGACCCGAGCAGCACCTGGGCGGCTACGTCTACGTGTTCCTGCGCGGGGTGCCAGGACCCACCACGGCCAGAGCGGTGCCCGGCATGTTTGTGGAGCAGCCGCCCCTGGCCCGCCTGCTCCAACTGGACCAGGCCCTGGGGGGCACACCATGAGCAGCCCCACACCCCTAGAGCAACCCCGCTGGCTCCAGACCCTGGCCGCGGCACTGGCTGAAGCCCTGCCGCGGCTGCATGGCAGCAGCCCCGATCCCCTGCTGTCGGAACTGATCACTGACCTGGCTTCCGCCCTGGCGGAGGGTCGCCTGGAAATCAGCCTGCCCAGCGCCGAGCATCGCCGCGCCCTGGAGGCTTCACCCCTGGGCGCCGAGCCGGATGGTCCCCTGGTGCTGGAGGGCGACCGGCTGCTGTGGCGCCGCTGGCAGCGCCAGCGCCAGCAGGTGCTGCAGGCTCTGATCGAGCGGGCCCAGTTGCAGCTCCCAGAGGCGAGCCCCGGCGCGAGCTGCAGCGAAGGCCTGGATCCTGACCAGCAGCAGGCCGTCACGGCGGTGCTGCAATACGGCCTGGTGCTGCTTGAGGGCGGTCCGGGCACCGGCAAAACCAGCACCGTGGCTCGCATGTTGGCGGCGGTGCTCGCCCAGCAACCAGGCAGCCGCATTCAGCTAGCAGCCCCCACGGGCAAGGCGGCGAGTCGGCTGCGGGCAGCCCTAGCCAGCAGCAGCCTGCAACTTCCCTGCAGCACCCTGCACCGGCTACTGGAGAGCCGCGGCGAGCGCTTCGGCCGCAACCGCCAGCACCCCCTCGCCCTCGACCTGCTGGTGGTGGATGAGGTGTCGATGGTGGACCTCCCCCTGATGCAGGCCCTGCTGGAGGCCCTGCCCCCCAGCTGCCGGCTGGTGCTGGTGGGGGACGCGGCCCAGCTGCCACCGGTAGGCCCCGGGCCCGTGCTGCTGGAGCTGCAGGCACCCGAACGCCGCCAGGCCCTGGGCGGCGCCGCCATCGAGCTGCGCACCACCTACCGCAACAACGGGGCCATCGCTGCGGTAGCAGCGGCCCTACGGGAGGCTGAGCAGCCCCTCGAGGCCCTGCTCACACCCCTAGCCGCCGATGCCAATCTGCGCTGGCTGCCGGCCAACCCGCGCCAGCTGCCAGCAGAGCTGCTGGCGCGACTGCGGCAGCACCAGCACCAGCTGCAGGAGTGCTGCCTGGCGGACGGTCTGGACGATCCCGCCGTCACCGCCAGCCTGCTGGCGGGCCTGGACAACTTCCTAGTGCTGACACCGCTGCGGCGGGGCCGCTGGGGGGTGGAGGCCATCCACCAAGCCCTGCTGGGGGAGGCGGCGGCCCGCTCGCCCCAATTCTGGCCAGTGGGCACGCCCGTGCAATGCCGCCACAACCTCAGCGAACTGGGGCTCGCCAATGGCGACGTGGGGCTGGTGGTGGAAAGGGACGCCAAGCGGGGGCGGGAACGCCGCCTGCTGTTTGCAAACCAGGGCGGTAGCGAGCCGCTCTGGATTCACCCTGCCCAGCTACCCGAAGCCGAGCCAGCCTTGGCCCTCACGGTGCACAAGGCCCAAGGCAGTGAGGCCGAAGAGGTGTGGGTGCTGATGCCCGACACCGGCAGACCCCAGCAGCGCCTGCTCTACACAGCCCTAACCAGGGCCAGACAGCGGGCCTGCCTGATCACCCCCTTGCACGGTTCCGCAGCTGCTGCCAGCCTGAAATCGTGAGCAGTCCTGAGCCCCACAGTCCCGCCGGCCGGGTGCTACGCCCCTGGGGCTGGTTTGAACAGCTAGCCAGCGGTGATCAATACCTGGTCAAACGCCTACTTATCCACCGCGGCCAACGGCTGAGCCTGCAGCGCCACCACCACCGCTGTGAGCACTGGGTTGTGGTGGCCGGCGACGGTGAACTGCAGGTGGGGGAGGAGGCCATCACCGCAACGGCAGGAACCAGCGTCTTCATCCCCC
Encoded here:
- a CDS encoding exodeoxyribonuclease V subunit gamma → MLTVFRGNRAEHLAELLAAQLLLTPPGPLETVQVVVNTWPTSRWLGEQLAVGLGGIAANIRYPFPGSQLRQIVTGVLGETGADQDPWRASQLVWPVLELLPQLVEQPEAASLKHWLGRYPQHGSKLELAHWQLGRSIADALDDLALYRPELLAAWWCGEDGPPLPPEQEWQRLLVGRLRERLGVKPFGLQVLEAIAQLQIKAPPAGSLPDPLRLFGLSSLAPIQVQLLQALSVHTNVDLYLLTPCRDLWQRCTSRRQLLSDAIALQQPLDGDWLLQAPGLEARFGRLGGEFQQLLEGSGESLQGQWQEKDLFVAPASSHRGQGPAPLLHQLQQQLADPAAQPLLQRAPADSSLEFHRCPGPLRQVQVVRDRILQLLAADPTLQPRDVLVMTPQVDGLAPLVAAVFGDQEATGVPLNWRLTDRSQQSEASLSRSLLELLRLAGERLTASALETLLESPALQGHFQLSGAEMAALHPLLQRGGFHWGLDAEERGGLGSGSLSWVIDRLLLGLVLPCDPGLAPAATAPLASGESIELLGRWMHLLTRLRHWLVELRRPRCCLAWNTCLRALLSDLFGDGDQAGQVGNNGQDWELPLVLAAIDDWQQAAAGCDLELAAPVVAAVLDERLAADSGRFGHRSGALTISALEPMRAIPHRVIVLMGLDANAYPRQSKRPGFHLLEQQRRLGDPNPADQDRYVLLEALLSARDHLLVTWSSRDPRSGEELPPATPVRQWLEWLQGQLPCRGSDLVISHPANPLDRANFQASGERPPASCDERLLKARLLLDQPRQQSGAPQPPRPLAASEPPSAPPAQPSDAYGDLRDWLLAPQASWLAELGLKPREWADSLDDLEPLSLDERGRALLLRQALESPSDPGLDGPAGWLARHRGQGLLPPQAAGELEAGGLSQRWRSLHASLEALGPERRQLALWQNWQQELQWRGSSVLVLHTAKPRSRHRLELWLALLLAAAADQGPLDGVLVARGAKDFGVQLRLQAPQVDSARAELLRLLELRQQWRQSCWPVPPETGWALLDKGEARAIETWEGGFQGRGERLDPEQALCFGSELSGAALLASGELAARAGELLGPMRERLI
- a CDS encoding ATP-dependent DNA helicase — protein: MSSPTPLEQPRWLQTLAAALAEALPRLHGSSPDPLLSELITDLASALAEGRLEISLPSAEHRRALEASPLGAEPDGPLVLEGDRLLWRRWQRQRQQVLQALIERAQLQLPEASPGASCSEGLDPDQQQAVTAVLQYGLVLLEGGPGTGKTSTVARMLAAVLAQQPGSRIQLAAPTGKAASRLRAALASSSLQLPCSTLHRLLESRGERFGRNRQHPLALDLLVVDEVSMVDLPLMQALLEALPPSCRLVLVGDAAQLPPVGPGPVLLELQAPERRQALGGAAIELRTTYRNNGAIAAVAAALREAEQPLEALLTPLAADANLRWLPANPRQLPAELLARLRQHQHQLQECCLADGLDDPAVTASLLAGLDNFLVLTPLRRGRWGVEAIHQALLGEAAARSPQFWPVGTPVQCRHNLSELGLANGDVGLVVERDAKRGRERRLLFANQGGSEPLWIHPAQLPEAEPALALTVHKAQGSEAEEVWVLMPDTGRPQQRLLYTALTRARQRACLITPLHGSAAAASLKS
- a CDS encoding UvrD-helicase domain-containing protein translates to MSPAAGSDQALTPEQPFDANAFPLDPGLRLLEASAGTGKTFALAQLVLRYVAEAELGLRQLLVVTFTEAAAAELRDRIGQRLQRALAGLENPDLEPPDPTLAAWLEQQRPRAEKLRARLLLALEELDAADITTIHGFCRRTLQRHALEAGLPPELQLETDKGTLVRQVAHDYWQQQVLPLPSHLLAGLQQQVGGPESLEGLLRQLDGDPALGLDSLPATLRADAPLAPQLEALWSEAWHNFQQLWASHGQALEAGFCAAASQWRGQGFKTTSPYVPKPTKDRCGLVRGWIAAQAPGGDYGATAGSQGGAQGLLRDYFHPGAFLKVARSLEPGAGEGPGPSLPERPLQEAIAQVLDGPAEALLLHACHWGRAELGRRRRQSGRLGFAQLLEGLDPGEQASTPLLEAVGARYAVALIDEFQDTDPIQWRILARAFQPERHRLVMVGDPKQAIYRFRGGDLRTYLRARQAAASCGGISSLRDNYRSSEALVAGLNGLMGPGLRRSDLAVPAVRPQATDNKLLLPAGQHPLQLLWLGGSRLAGEKPPSRSTLERQLPDQIACFSAQLLNQGLMQQRGEQRQPLSPNDLCVLVGTHRQAEALRAALDRCGIASKLVSQGDVFESAGASALQRLLDALAEPGRTQRLRLLAASPLLGWSAEQIASASPEAWSNLAARLAQLALELPRRGLLGVLASLLEQKGLAQLSLSGRLLADLQQCGELVAVRLHADQLGPAAAADWLRRLRLDPDRDIPDAHQPHSDVVDEAVSVLTVHRSKGLEYPVVICPYLWQAGAESRSGQSIGVRWHPGGPEGGQPEAVLDLHLKNNWGPGQGASQQQLGAELQERERLAYVAATRAKLLLVLAWGPVLGQQGNPLHPWLFDQEQPPASDHDPYSGRSDAEWRERLEQAIARRQLPLTLVQPPASGQRSQLRPGPAAAGLPLQRGPVPSHGFDSSWGRSSYTSWTQGSHSAAPAAVEEGRETDAIVTELEALASPGAWPQDSPLAPFPRGAQAGDCLHRILEQLDYCQPLAAQAELVGRELQRAGIAAQHSEAVLIGLEQLRHTPLGGPCNDFSLAQLERGGRLNEMNFDLPLGLVRSPDLARAFADHPEGWFGSAYAEQLAQLKVESRGFLTGSIDLVFRQGERWWVADWKSNWLGERDDQGQPLHCGPRHYGAAAMAELMAANHYPLQAHLYLVALHRYLRWRLPGYRPEQHLGGYVYVFLRGVPGPTTARAVPGMFVEQPPLARLLQLDQALGGTP
- a CDS encoding phosphomannose isomerase type II C-terminal cupin domain, producing the protein MSSPEPHSPAGRVLRPWGWFEQLASGDQYLVKRLLIHRGQRLSLQRHHHRCEHWVVVAGDGELQVGEEAITATAGTSVFIPQGAIHRAQGGLADLEIVEVQRGSWLSEADIERLADDFGRK